The genomic window ACAATTGCTAAAAAAACTTAAAATACTCATCATTATTGTATTGTCCTTGCTTTTTCCTCTAAGCCTATTGGCAAATGAGGTAAATTCTATATTAAAGCAAGGTTTGCAAACTCTGTCTTCAGATACCTTAATAAAGGCCATGTATATCGACAATTTCTTTTCAGCCGATAGCTCAGAGATCCTATTAGGTGATTCCGTAGCAGAGCAAGAATTATTCAATTATGCCCAAAACTGTGGTTTTAATTACCTAATTCTTTATGGACTTTCTCAGGTTCCATTGGGAAGTAATCCTGATGCTGTGGATGCTTTACGAAGTTTTGTGAGACGAGCGCATGAGAATTATGATATGAAGGTGGGCTGCATTGGGCAATCCTCCAAGTTCTTCGATAGAATACACCAGAAATACCAAAGTTTAGAAATTGTAGATTCCATTGAACGACTAGATTCCTATAATTTGGAGTTTGAGTTTTGGAAGTCTTATAATGCTGGAATTTATGAAGGCTATTATTGTGATTATTACCTAGAGCCTAATTCTTATAGCTGCGATAGTATTGGTGCTTTCGAGTTTGCTATGGATGAAATGGTGAAAATCGATTCTATAGCAGGAATACTTGCTGATACCAGTTTAACAGAAGTGCCAAGTGTCGTAAGTACTGAAATATATATTGGTTGGATAAATGAATATCATGCAGAAGTTTTGGCTGATAAAATGGAGCAGGGTATCATTGATAGAATTCTGGGAGCCATTTATAAACCCGCTTTGGAGGATGGAAGCTTGAATCTTTACTATTTCTATCACCAATTGAGAAGAATGAGTTTTTTGGGCAATCAGAATACTCAAATCAAATTTTTACCCATTTTTGCAAGTAAAGAAAGTGAAGGCAATGATTTAGGTGATTGGCTCGATTCTATTGGCATTGTTCCTTATGTATATGAGGATTATACACAAGATTATTTAATGGATACTTCTGCTTATACCGAGAATATAAATCTACAAGGCTATGTTTGGTATAATTATTCTAATATGCCCCTTTGTTTTGATTCTCTGGGAGCAGAAGGCTGGTTAGATGGACCAGAGGGCGAATTGCTCAAAGATTCCATTTATACTTTTCAGGTGATGGATTATGAAAATGCCAATCGTTTTTATTGGGTATTGCCACCGGGTGTTTCTTTTGTTGATTCCTCATTTTGGGAGGATGCTGTAGATTTACAATTTGCCTTTAATTTTAATGAAGGAGATAGTATTATGGTGAGGCCAGCAAATAGCTGCCATTTGGGAAAGAGGCAGAGCTTTGTGATAAAGGCATTCGATGACATTCCTGAAATAAAGGAAGAAGTATTTCAAATATACTATTCCAATAAGCAAATATTTATTTCTTCTGAAATATCAGGAGCTATGGGTTTTAAGATTTATAATCTTCAAGGACAATATATTCGAGAAGGAGAAGTCTTTATAGAAGGTGGAAGAGGCGAAATTCCATTCCAGAATCATAAAGGTTATTATTTGCTTCAGTTATCAAAGCAGAAAATAAATATATCTCTACTATTTCTAATTGATGAATAATGGCGACATTAGCCCATAAATACAGATATCATGAATTTCAATTTTCAAAACAAAACGGTCTTAATTACAGGAGCAAGTAAAGGTGTTGGAGCTGCTGCCGCTCAATTATTTGCCAATGCTGGAGCTAGAGTAGCTTTGCATTATAATCAAAACAAAGAAAAGGCGGAGGCTGTTATAGGTTCATTATCTGGTGAAAACCATCAATTATTTCAAGCAGATTTGGTGAGAAAAGAAGCTGGAGTTGAACTGGTAGAACAAGTGATAAATGCATTTGGAAACATCGATATCATAATCAACAATGCAGGTATTTATGAAGAGCATCCCCAAGAAGAAACCGACCTAGAATCTTGGATGGATGTTTGGGAGCGGACCATCAATATTTGTCTTTTGGCACCTGCTCATATTTCTTATGCCGCCACGCCATATATGATTAAGAATGGAGGCGGAAAAATCATAAACATCACCAGTAGAGGCGCTTTTAGAGGTGAGCCCACAGCTACAGCCTATGGTGCAGCAAAAGCAGGTTTAAACTCAGTGAGCCAGTCCATGGCCAAAGCTTTAGGAAACAAAAATGTATTTGTTTATGCGGTGGCTCCAGGTTTTATAGAAACCGAAATGGTACAGTATTTATTAGATGGAGAAGATGCAGATTTCTATAAAAATCAAAGTCCATTATCGAGATTCTCTAAACCAGAGGAAATAGCCAAAACTATAGCTTTTCTGGCATCCGAAGGTACTGATTACCTTACCGGTGGAATAATTGATGTGAATGGGGCTTCTTATTTAAGGTCTTAACCCTTTTCTTCTACTTTTTTATCTTCTTTATCACCAGCACCAATGGGGATATTCACTTTTAAAAAGAAACCACTATTTACAGAACCAGATTTGCCTTTATATACATTGGTGAATCCTTGATAATATTTGGCACCAAGAGTAAACCCTTTCCCCTTCAATAGTCTATATCCTGCTCCAATGGTCATTCCGGCATCTATTCTGTTGATTTTTTCTTCATTAAAATTTCGAATGCTGACATCAGAATTATCCGATTTGCGAATAAACTCTGTCCAAGCACTATACATTAATCCTCCTTGAGCTCCAAGCTCCACATACATGTGGTTCTTAAATTTATATTTAATTAAAACAGGAAGGATAAAATAATTAATCACTTGAGCATAATTCCCTATGGAGTCATAAGTAGGAGCTTCTAAAACTTCTAAATCATGCGCACTGAGTTTTGCTGTTCCCAACTTGGATTTCACCAATATTCCTGTGTTTAAGCTCCATTGCTTTTTTAATCTTATATCGAAGTAAAAGCCAAGATTTAATGCTCTATTGTATTTATGGGATTCAAAGCCATTAATTTTCGACCAATTAATACCTCCCTCTAGTCCAAACTCTATACCACCGGAGTTTAGTTTATCCCCTAAAAGCAATGAGATCAATATTTGCGAATTTGCTAAGGGAGCCATACCCAATAATAAAATGGCTAGAAGAAGTTTCTTCATATTCTATTTTTTACGAATAATTTGAACTGGTTTTCCATTTGTTTCTGAGTTATTTGAATTATTCGAACCACTGGTATTGCTATTCACTCCAGTACTTGTTCCGCCCGATTTATTATAATAGGTCATGGCTTCAGGCATCCATTTATTCAAATTGCTGATTCTGGTATCATCGCTGGGGTGGGTACTTAATATTTCTGGTGGTTTTGCTCCACCAACTGATGACATTCTTTCCCAAAAAGCTGGTGCTTCTTGTGGATTATATCCTGCCATGGACATAAATATCAATCCCAAATGATCGGCTTCGCTTTCATGAGTTCTACTATATGGAAGCATCACCGCGTATTGGCTTCCATAGCCATATACTGTGGACCAAATCATTTGTGTTTCGGCTGGTTTTTCGCTTAGTGCTAGCATTAGGCCAGTTGCCCCAGCTTGTTGCATTAATTGTTGGCTCATTCTTTCGTTACCATGTTCAGCTACAGCGTGAGCAATTTCGTGACCCATGACCACCGCTAATCCAGTCTCATCTTTAGTAATAGGAAGGATTCCGGTGTACACTACTACTTTTCCGCCTGGCATACACCAAGCATTTACTTGTTCGTTATCTACCAAATTAAACTCCCACTCGTAGCCTTCTAATAAATCAGCATAGCCATTTTGTTGTAGATATTGTTCCACAGCGGCTTGTATTTTTTGGCCTACTCGTTTTACCATTTGTGCATTAGCTTGGTCCTGACTGGCTTGATTTTCAGCCAAAAATTGGTCATATTGCTGAAAGCTCATAGATAGCATTTCACTAGATGGAATCATATTTAACTGGGAACGACCTGTTACTGGAACAGTGCTACAAGAATTTAGAAAAGTAAGCGCAATCAATAAGGCGGTAAAAGCCAATATAGGTTTCTTCATCATTTGGTATCATTATATTATCTCGTGGCAAAGATAAGAACAATTACATATAAGAATATCTCTTTAATCATATTAAGGTTAATAGAAAAACCCAACACTATAATAGCATTGGGTCTTCAAAAGGTATGATCAATAATCAAGATGTTTTACCAACTCACTAACATAATTCCAACTGAGAAAGGATAAAGTTTTGGGCCTTTACTTGAGTTGAACATTTCTGTTAAGGATACATTCGCATATAAATTAATCCATCCCCAACCCACTCTTAAACTGGCATCCATTTTAAAAGGACGCATATAGAAGTTGTCGTGAACTTTTGCTTTGTTATAAGATGGTGAAGTAGCTGTAGCTATTACATCGCCACTTACTGCATGAACTAAATTATAGTCTTTGTTGTTTTCGTTGAAATAGGTTTTCTGATGGGCATGAACACGAACGCCAAAAATAGCTCCAAGGCTTACATGCCAGCGATGCTTTGTTAAAGGACTTGGATTTTTATCTTGGAATTCGAATAAAACTGGAATGGTAATGAAATTGGTGACGATTTTGCTTTTGCGAACATTAACTCCTTTGTTATAGGCACCAACAAAATAGGTAGAATCTTGCATGACGGTAAAGGATTTGGTAAAGCTATAATTATGGATGGAATATCCAATTCCAGTGACTAACCCGAAGTTTCTATTTTCTGAGAGATTTATATTTTGCTCATAGATATTCAAATCTACATTTATTGATTTTTGCCATAAAAGATCTAGATATTCATACTCCTCAGGTAGTGAATAGTAATATTTATCGTTTACATACCCATTGATTCCTATACCAACTCCACCCCAATGGCCATTAAATCTATTGTGACGAATTCGCTTATGGGTTACTTCACCCTCACTATCATAAACCCATTTGTGACTACCCACTGTTACTTCACCAGTCTCATCATCTTCGTCTACATTTACCTTAATTCCTAAGAATTTTGCTCTTGCAGTAGAACCATCATAAGTAACTCCATAGGTTGTTTTTTCGCCATCTTCATCGGTAGCTTGTATTTCATTATCATAATTTACTTCTCTGTCTTCAGGAATCTCGGTACGCTTGTCGGTTACTAAAACACCAGCAGCACCTGAGACCACGATATCGCTACTTTCAGCTTGCAAAAGAGAAGTCTTCAAAATAGATGCGCCACTGGCTTTACAGCTAATGGATTTTGCTTTTCCACTCAATTCTAAGATGCTAGCTCCACTTACTTGTCCATCTATATGACCTGTTTCTACTTCTAGGTTTACTTGTGCAGCACCACTCACTTCGAAGTTTATATGCTCTGGTTTTTGAGGCTCCTCCGAAACGACTATCACCGCACCACTGATATCGAAATCAGAAATATAATCACTATAAATATCTATTCTGATGGGATTACTTTGTCTGATGGGACGGTTTGAAATCTCAAGAACACCATTTCTAACTTCTGTTTTAACTTTTTCAGCAACGCTAGGCTTAGCATGAATCACTAATTTTGGATCGCCATTCATTAAATAGATTTTATAATATCCACCTACTATAAGACCAGTGAAGTTTTGTTCTGGTGTGCGTTCGCTTATATTTGCATCTTGAGCTTCTGATAGAAATGGGAAAAGAACTATCAGGCTTAAAATAAAAAATTGTATCATTTTTGTCTTCATAATTATTGTTTTAATAATTTTGTTGTTTTCCATGTGACGGAAGTATATTTACTTTTGTTACAGTTACATTTCAAAAAAAGACTATGAATATCACTCGCAAACACTACGGAACACTCTCAAACGGCAGTAATGTCGACATCATTGAACTTTCCAACGACCATAAGATTACCATTAAAATACTTACTTATGGAGGTATTATAGAAAGCATAATCACGCCAGATGAGGAGGGGTTTTTAAAGAATATTGTTCTAGGTAAGGACAATTTAGAAGGATATGAAAAAGATGAAAGCTCTCTGGGTGCCATTGTTGGGCCAACAGCTGGGAGAATATCTTTGGGTCATTTTACAATTGATGATAGGGATTTCTCCTTAGATAATAATGGAGCAAAGCATAGTCTGCATGGTGGAGCTGCAGGTCTAGGAAAAAAAACATGGACCGCAGAATTGGAGAAACGAACAGATTCTGTGAAATTGGTTTTAACATTTTTAGCAGCAGATGGTGAAGGTGGATATCCAGGTAATAGAATGTTTAAAACCACCTATATCCTCAATAATAAGAATCAATTATTGATCTATTTTGATGCCACTACAGATAAAGACACCATCATTAATCTTTCTTCCCATTCTTATTTTAATATGTCCAATGAAGACGATAATATCTATGATACTCTAGTGATGATGAATGCCCAAAAAGCACTTCATGTGGATGGGGAAATGATTCCAGATGGTCAGATTGATTATGTGCTAGGAACACCCTATAATTTCAGTAGAGGAGCCAAACTAGGGGAGGCTTTAAAAGGGATGAAAGAGGGAATTGATAGAGTATATATCATCAATAAAGCATATGGTGTTTTTGGAATTTCATCAAAAGCAGTAGACGAGAAGAGTGGTCGCACTCTAGATCTAGTTACCGATCAGCCTGGCGTTGTCTTATATACCAGTAATCATTTTGATGGAAGTGAAATGGGAAGAAATGGAAAACCATTGATTAGACATGGTGCTTTTTGTTTGGAGCCACAGCATTTTCCTGATGCTCCAAATCATGACAACTTTCCTTGTATTACTGTTAGGGCTGGTGAAATATATAAAAGCCGCAATCAATTTACATTTGGGCTTGTGAGCCATAGCCATCATCATTAAACACTACATGGGATGACCATGATCAGGAAATCTATCCTGATAAATCAAGCGTTGCTGATGAATAGGAGCTTCAATTTTCTTTTCTTTGAGTTTATCATAAATACCTAAAGCGACATCGCTTTTGGTAGATAAGCCTACATTGTATTGAACCCAAAACAAGATTCTAAAATTCAAGGCCGAATCGCCATATCCTTCAAATAAGCATAGAGGATTAGGTTCTGGATTTACGTTCGGATGTAATGAAATTTCTTTCTTCAATAGTTCAATAACCTCATGTGGATTGGCATCAAAAGAGGTTCTGATATTAATTTCTAGTCTTCGCTTTTGATCGGTGAGCGTCCAGTTGATGACTTGTTTGCTCAACAAATCTCCATTGGGTAATATCACCTCTGAGCCCTCGAAAGTACGAATCTTACTGCTTCGAACTCCAATTTCAGTAACAGTACCATGAAGCTTATCAACTTCTACAGTGTCGCCAACATGAATAGGTCTTTCGAAGCTTACAATTAAGCCCGATACTAAATTATGGAGGATGTTTTGTAAACCAAACCCCAAACCCACACCAAGTGCACCAGCCATTAAACCAAATTCAGACAGGTTGATGCCCGCAGCCGATAAGGCCACATAAACTCCCAATACCACTATCATATATCTGATGACCATGGAGAAGGCATTTGGCAATCCTCTGGTTGAATTACGAATGGGGAATACATTATCGTTGATCAATTCCTTTACCAGGCGAGCAAGTATGAAAGTTCCAGCAAGAATAATGACAAATGACATAATTCCCCCTACCGATATCTTTACTCCTCCAATTTGCCAAAACAAGTCTAGGAAAGCCTCATAAGCATCTATCATTGGTTTGAGGAGGTGAAAGGCCCCAAACACTATCTTTATCCATAAAAAGGCAATATATAGAAAGATCAATCCGCTAATTCTAGATTCGAATTTCAAGTTTTTATGTGAAAATACTTTTATGGAACTTACATATTTAGATCTTAGAAGGATTACCAAAACACTAGAGAATACTGCACCAAAAACAAAGAAAATCAAGGCGTAAGTAGTTGTATCTAAAACCCCATTCACTAATAATTCTGAAAGCTGATAGGCACCTGCAATATTGGCAAGTATAGATGAAAGAATTAATAACATAAATAGGGGAGCTAAAAACAAGATTGCTTTTTTCCAATAAGGATTTCCTATCACATGTTCCTTACTCTTTATCTGGCTTTGATGGGCTTTGTATAAAACAAAACCAAGGGCAAAGGCTTTGATTAATTGAAATATCCTATTAGTTAATGGGTTTACGATCAGGAACTCTTGTATTTCATTGGTCAAGAATACGGCTAAAACCACATAGAGCACCCATTTGTTCTCGATTCTAACATATTTAGGAAATAAGATGATGACCGGTATGGCAGCTAATAAGGTAACGAAACTAAAAAACACTACTGGACCTCCTTCATAGAAATAGATGCTGAGCATCAAAGCTAATGCGAAGGCACATATTATAGGATGATTAATAGTGGTAATGGCTAGTTTTATTCGATGATCATTTCCAGGGAATTCTGTGGTGGAATAGGTTTTTCTAAAATATAGAAATACGATAATCAGGATAATGAAAGAAAAAAGATGAATAATGAATTGCCATGTATATGCAGCATAAAAAATTTTGAGTATCCTTTGTTGGTCTGCCCAATTGGCTTTTATTTCTGCAAAATAATCCTCAACCGATTTCTCCGATTGGTAGTTCCATAGGGGAGGGCTATCGAGAATAAATAAACGACCTTGATAATTTGATTTCTCTATTTCTAGATAGTCAATGACTTTGCTCACCTGGTTTTGTGCATAGATGAGTTTATCTTGAAGACGTATCATATGATCGTTTATCTCAGATACTTCATCATCAATCATTTGTGTACTATCAATAGCCGATTTTAATCTGTTTTGAATTTCCTGTGGAGCTTCTTTTTCATCGGCATATTTCAAGCTTTTGAGCCATACGCTTTTTTTATATTCAAGAGAATCTAAATTGACTTCCAATAGTTGTGCATGCCTACTTACATCCGTTTGCCAGTTATGTATTCGAAGGCTATATCCATTCCACTCGCCAATTAAATTATTAATTCTTTGAAGTGTATATCTGCTGCTATCTTTTATCACCTTGGTACTCAGGCTATCAATAGCGAAAATATATTTCTGATAATTTGTATCTAGTTCAATCACGAATGAGGGTCGCTTGGAATTTTCACGGATTTTTTCCAGTGATTTTAATAAGCTTTCATACTTAAAGGTAATTTCTGATATGGGTATGGGTTTAATAGCTGGTATGCTATCATTGGTTTGACCTACTCCTAAATTGGGCACTAAATAGAACAAAACTAAAAAAATGAAGGAGTACTTTGTGTTTTTATATTGAAGTATAGTTTTCATTTTATGAGGTTTTGTTGATGATTTTGATCCAAAACAAATATAGAATATTAAAATGATTTTTAAAACTTTCATGGAAAGGGTATTTTAGTATCATTGTAAAATCAATAATATATTTATGCAGAAAACAACTTTTGAGGTTAGTCAAATGGATTGTCCTTCAGAGGAGGCTTTAATCCGTATGAAATTGGAATCTATTTCTGGAATCCAATGTTTGAATTTTGATATTCCAAAACGTAGACTTGAGGTTATTCATTTTGAAGATCTAGAGAAAATAGAGCAAGGAATATTGGATTTAAACCTTGGAGGGAAAAGGCTAAACACGGTTGAATTCAATGGGGAAAGCATAGAAAAAGTCCATGACCAAAAGCAGCAAAGGAAATTGCTTTGGGCCGTTTTGATTATTAATTTTGGCTTTTTTATTATAGAGATGGTTACTGGGTTTATTTCCAGATCCATGGGTTTGGTTGCTGATAGTTTAGATATGCTAGCTGATTCTTTGGTATATGGGCTTAGCCTTCTTGTTGTTGGTTCCTCAATAATAATTAAAAAGAGAGTGGCACGAGTAGCAGGTTATTTGCAAATTACCTTAGCTAGTGTAGGTTTGTTTGAAGTGATGAGGAGGTTTATTTATCCAGAATTATCTCCCGATTTTCGTATGATGATTTCCATTTCTTTCATAGCATTATTGGCAAATACAGTCAGTTTGTTTTTATTACAAAAATCCAAGAGCAAAGAAGCACATATGCAAGCAAGTATGATTTTTACTTCCAATGATATCATTATTAATTTAGGGGTGATTTTGGCTGGAGGATTAGTTTATTGGCTGCAATCGAGTATTCCAGACTTGGTGATTGGGACTCTAGTATTTATTATTGTTATTAAAGGTGCTTATAGAATATTAAGGCTTGGCAATTAGGTTTAGTCTTCATCAAATAAAGAAATCTGTTTATTGTTTTGAAAAGGCAGAATTAAATCTGAATCCTCATTTTCCACTTTGTTGATTCTGGTATTCACTTCGAAAGCTTCCATTTTTAAAGAGTCAAATGGCTGAATCATCTTTTGTAAGTCTTTTGTATTTTGATTTTCAACCCATTCTTTTTCCAAATGAGGAGGTAATATGACAGGCATTCTTGCATGTAATGGTTTCATGATTTCATTGGATGCTGTAGTAACGATAGTAAAGGTGTTTTTTATTCTTCCTTCTGCATCTTTCCACTCTTCCCACAAACCCGCAAAAGCAAACATTTCTTTCGATTTTAAACAGATATAATGGGGAATGTTTTGCTTTCCATGCTTCTTCCACTCGTAAAACCCATCGGCTGGTACCAAACATCTTTTGGAGGAGAATGCTTCTTTA from Lentimicrobium sp. L6 includes these protein-coding regions:
- a CDS encoding head GIN domain-containing protein produces the protein MKTKMIQFFILSLIVLFPFLSEAQDANISERTPEQNFTGLIVGGYYKIYLMNGDPKLVIHAKPSVAEKVKTEVRNGVLEISNRPIRQSNPIRIDIYSDYISDFDISGAVIVVSEEPQKPEHINFEVSGAAQVNLEVETGHIDGQVSGASILELSGKAKSISCKASGASILKTSLLQAESSDIVVSGAAGVLVTDKRTEIPEDREVNYDNEIQATDEDGEKTTYGVTYDGSTARAKFLGIKVNVDEDDETGEVTVGSHKWVYDSEGEVTHKRIRHNRFNGHWGGVGIGINGYVNDKYYYSLPEEYEYLDLLWQKSINVDLNIYEQNINLSENRNFGLVTGIGYSIHNYSFTKSFTVMQDSTYFVGAYNKGVNVRKSKIVTNFITIPVLFEFQDKNPSPLTKHRWHVSLGAIFGVRVHAHQKTYFNENNKDYNLVHAVSGDVIATATSPSYNKAKVHDNFYMRPFKMDASLRVGWGWINLYANVSLTEMFNSSKGPKLYPFSVGIMLVSW
- a CDS encoding M48 family metallopeptidase → MKKPILAFTALLIALTFLNSCSTVPVTGRSQLNMIPSSEMLSMSFQQYDQFLAENQASQDQANAQMVKRVGQKIQAAVEQYLQQNGYADLLEGYEWEFNLVDNEQVNAWCMPGGKVVVYTGILPITKDETGLAVVMGHEIAHAVAEHGNERMSQQLMQQAGATGLMLALSEKPAETQMIWSTVYGYGSQYAVMLPYSRTHESEADHLGLIFMSMAGYNPQEAPAFWERMSSVGGAKPPEILSTHPSDDTRISNLNKWMPEAMTYYNKSGGTSTGVNSNTSGSNNSNNSETNGKPVQIIRKK
- a CDS encoding SOS response-associated peptidase; protein product: MCGRYSFAQLSSEVEKRFKIHVDGNTYVARYNNAPGQKLGVITNHSPKHLSLYHWGLLPSWAQDPRMAFKMINARGETIQEKPAFKEAFSSKRCLVPADGFYEWKKHGKQNIPHYICLKSKEMFAFAGLWEEWKDAEGRIKNTFTIVTTASNEIMKPLHARMPVILPPHLEKEWVENQNTKDLQKMIQPFDSLKMEAFEVNTRINKVENEDSDLILPFQNNKQISLFDED
- a CDS encoding cation transporter yields the protein MQKTTFEVSQMDCPSEEALIRMKLESISGIQCLNFDIPKRRLEVIHFEDLEKIEQGILDLNLGGKRLNTVEFNGESIEKVHDQKQQRKLLWAVLIINFGFFIIEMVTGFISRSMGLVADSLDMLADSLVYGLSLLVVGSSIIIKKRVARVAGYLQITLASVGLFEVMRRFIYPELSPDFRMMISISFIALLANTVSLFLLQKSKSKEAHMQASMIFTSNDIIINLGVILAGGLVYWLQSSIPDLVIGTLVFIIVIKGAYRILRLGN
- a CDS encoding SDR family NAD(P)-dependent oxidoreductase, with the translated sequence MNFNFQNKTVLITGASKGVGAAAAQLFANAGARVALHYNQNKEKAEAVIGSLSGENHQLFQADLVRKEAGVELVEQVINAFGNIDIIINNAGIYEEHPQEETDLESWMDVWERTINICLLAPAHISYAATPYMIKNGGGKIINITSRGAFRGEPTATAYGAAKAGLNSVSQSMAKALGNKNVFVYAVAPGFIETEMVQYLLDGEDADFYKNQSPLSRFSKPEEIAKTIAFLASEGTDYLTGGIIDVNGASYLRS
- a CDS encoding aldose epimerase family protein, coding for MNITRKHYGTLSNGSNVDIIELSNDHKITIKILTYGGIIESIITPDEEGFLKNIVLGKDNLEGYEKDESSLGAIVGPTAGRISLGHFTIDDRDFSLDNNGAKHSLHGGAAGLGKKTWTAELEKRTDSVKLVLTFLAADGEGGYPGNRMFKTTYILNNKNQLLIYFDATTDKDTIINLSSHSYFNMSNEDDNIYDTLVMMNAQKALHVDGEMIPDGQIDYVLGTPYNFSRGAKLGEALKGMKEGIDRVYIINKAYGVFGISSKAVDEKSGRTLDLVTDQPGVVLYTSNHFDGSEMGRNGKPLIRHGAFCLEPQHFPDAPNHDNFPCITVRAGEIYKSRNQFTFGLVSHSHHH
- a CDS encoding porin family protein — its product is MKKLLLAILLLGMAPLANSQILISLLLGDKLNSGGIEFGLEGGINWSKINGFESHKYNRALNLGFYFDIRLKKQWSLNTGILVKSKLGTAKLSAHDLEVLEAPTYDSIGNYAQVINYFILPVLIKYKFKNHMYVELGAQGGLMYSAWTEFIRKSDNSDVSIRNFNEEKINRIDAGMTIGAGYRLLKGKGFTLGAKYYQGFTNVYKGKSGSVNSGFFLKVNIPIGAGDKEDKKVEEKG
- a CDS encoding mechanosensitive ion channel family protein; translated protein: MKTILQYKNTKYSFIFLVLFYLVPNLGVGQTNDSIPAIKPIPISEITFKYESLLKSLEKIRENSKRPSFVIELDTNYQKYIFAIDSLSTKVIKDSSRYTLQRINNLIGEWNGYSLRIHNWQTDVSRHAQLLEVNLDSLEYKKSVWLKSLKYADEKEAPQEIQNRLKSAIDSTQMIDDEVSEINDHMIRLQDKLIYAQNQVSKVIDYLEIEKSNYQGRLFILDSPPLWNYQSEKSVEDYFAEIKANWADQQRILKIFYAAYTWQFIIHLFSFIILIIVFLYFRKTYSTTEFPGNDHRIKLAITTINHPIICAFALALMLSIYFYEGGPVVFFSFVTLLAAIPVIILFPKYVRIENKWVLYVVLAVFLTNEIQEFLIVNPLTNRIFQLIKAFALGFVLYKAHQSQIKSKEHVIGNPYWKKAILFLAPLFMLLILSSILANIAGAYQLSELLVNGVLDTTTYALIFFVFGAVFSSVLVILLRSKYVSSIKVFSHKNLKFESRISGLIFLYIAFLWIKIVFGAFHLLKPMIDAYEAFLDLFWQIGGVKISVGGIMSFVIILAGTFILARLVKELINDNVFPIRNSTRGLPNAFSMVIRYMIVVLGVYVALSAAGINLSEFGLMAGALGVGLGFGLQNILHNLVSGLIVSFERPIHVGDTVEVDKLHGTVTEIGVRSSKIRTFEGSEVILPNGDLLSKQVINWTLTDQKRRLEINIRTSFDANPHEVIELLKKEISLHPNVNPEPNPLCLFEGYGDSALNFRILFWVQYNVGLSTKSDVALGIYDKLKEKKIEAPIHQQRLIYQDRFPDHGHPM